The Maridesulfovibrio salexigens DSM 2638 region CTTCCATAGTGAAGGATTCGAGGACTATCTTGCGATCCTTCTTTGCGTCAGGAATCGCATCGAGAGTGGCAGGGCTTCCGAAAAGATTATCCCATTTAATTTTGCCTTCATCAGCCTCATCCCATTCGGGACGGAAAAGATGTACTTCAACATCGCGGCGGCCTTTGAAGCTCTTGATGACCATAGATACTGCGTATCCGCGCGGACTGGGTATCTCACCGTTTTCTATTTGGATTATAGGAATCATTGCTACCTCGCAAAATGAATGTTTTAATGAGCTTGTCAGCTTGTTACTTTCTTCTCATAACTATTTTAATTTAACAGCACAAGTCGGGAACCTATCATAATGGCGAACAATTTTGAGCTTGTAAGTGACTACACCCTCAAGGGCGACCAGCCTGAAGCGGTGAAGCAATTGGTCGAAAATATTAAGCACGGCGTACAGGATCAGATTCTGCTTGGCGCTACCGGTACGGGTAAAACTTTTGCTATGGCCAATGTTATTAAGGAGCTTAATCGCCCAACATTGGTTATGGCGCCCAACAAGACTCTTGCGGCCCAGCTTTTTAATGAATTCAAAGCGTTGTTTCCGAATAATGCTGTTGAATATTTTGTCAGTTATTACGATTACTACCAGCCGGAAGCATACCTGCCGCATTCCGATACTTATATTGAGAAAGATTCATCCATCAACGATGATATTGATAAGCTCCGTCACTCCGCCACCCATGCTTTGCTGACCCGGCGAGATGTACTTATCGTGGCCTCTGTCTCCTGTATCTACGGTCTTGGTTCCCCTGAATTCTACGCCAAGATGATCATTCCGGTTGAAGAGGGGCAGGAACTTTCCATGGAAAAGCTCATGGATAAGCTGGTTGAAGTACAATATGAGCGCAACGACTACGACTTTCACCGTGGTACCTTTCGAGTGCGCGGGGATGTAATTGAGATCATTCCGGCTTATGCCCGTGAGCAGGCTTTGCGCATTGAATTTTTCGGTGACGAGATTGATTCCATACTTGAAACAGATCCGTTGACCGGGGAAGTTACCGGACGCAGACGCAAGACTGTTATCTATCCGGCCAGTCACTTTGTTTCGGATCAGGATAACCTTGAACGCGCACGTGAAGATATCCGCAATGAACTTGCTGAGACTCTGACTCTCTATAAGAAAGAGAACAAGCTGATCGAAGCGCAGCGCATTGAGCAGCGCACTATGTATGATCTGGAGATGATTGAGGAGATCGGGTATTGTAACGGAATCGAGAACTACTCCCGTCACTTGGACGGTCGTAAGGAAGGCGAGGCTCCGGCAACTCTGATCCATTATTTTCCGGATGATTTTTTGCTTTTCATGGACGAATCCCATATCGCAGTGCCGCAGGTGGGCGCCATGTACAATGGTGACCGCTCGCGTAAAACCACATTGGTAAATTTTGGTTTCAGGCTTCCTTCAGCTCTTGATAACAGGCCGTTATGCTTCGATGAATTTCTCGACAAAATCGGGCAGACCGTCTATGTTTCCGCGACTCCCGGTCCGTGGGAAATGGAGCGGGCGCAGGGGCTTGTGGTTGAGCAGATTATCCGACCCACCGGATTGCTTGATCCTGAGATTGAAGTCCGTCCTGTTAAGGGGCAAATGGATGACCTGCTTGCAGAGTGTAAAGAACGCGAGAAGCGTGGCGAGCGGGTGTTGATCACTACCCTGACCAAACGTATGGCTGAAGACCTGACTGAGTATTTCAATCAGATGGGCGTGGAAGCCAAATATCTGCATTCAGACATCGACACAATGGAACGTATGGCTATTATTCAGTCCTTGCGCGCCGGAGAGTTCGTGGCTCTTGTCGGTATTAACCTGCTGCGAGAAGGACTTGATATCCCGGAAGTTTCCCTTGTTGCCATCTTGGATGCGGATAAGGAAGGTTTCCTGCGTTCGACTCGATCTTTGATTCAGACCTTTGGTCGTGCGGCTCGTAATGCTGAAGGGCGGGTTATTCTTTATGCAGATAATGTGACTAAATCCATGCGTACTGCCATAGACGAAACTTACCGCCGCCGTGCCAAGCAGATGGAGTACAATGAGGCTCATGGTATAGTGCCTCAGACCATCGCTAAATCACTGGATAATATGTTGGGAACATTGTACTCTGATAATTGGTCGGGTAGTGAAGTTAAGATTGCGGCAGAAGATGTTGCAGAGTATGGACTTGATCCCGCAAAAATGGAAAAAGAAGTTCGCAAGCTTGAGAAGGATATGCGCAAGTATGCGGCAGAGCTCGAATTTGAAAAGGCCGCCGAGCTGCGAGACCGCATTCAGGTTTTGCGAGAGAAGATTCTTAGTCTCGGATAATATTATCGGTTAACAATCAATCTGGACTGTCAGGAATGAAATCCAAATCCCTATTTGTAAAGCTGCTCCGCTTAAGGCGTGATTTCGGAATGTTCTGGGGGCTTATCTCCGGTTTCATTTATATGACGCTTGTTTTTATTGGCGGAATTGTCGGCTATATGTGGATTGAGGGATGGAATTTACTGAACAGCTTTTATATGGTTGTCATCACTCTTTCCACTGTGGGATTCATGGAAGTATTGCCTTTGTCCGATCAGGGCAGGTTTTTTACCTCCATTCTTATACTCGGTGGTGTGGGTGGTTTTGCATATTTGATCGGTGCTTTTTCACAATTGTTGGTGGAAGGGCGGTTGCAGGCAATTCTAGGGAGACGCAGGATGCAGAAGACAATCGGAAAACTCAAGAATCATATCATTGTCTGCGGTTATGGTCGTATCGGGGCCATTGTGACCAAAGAGGTCATGGATGAAGGTCTTGAAATTGTTGTAATCGAAAGCAATCCAGAGCTGATTGCTCAGATGGAAGCTGCCGGGATCGCTTGTATTGAGGGTGATGCCACCAGTGACGAAACTCTTAAGCTGGCCGGATTGCAGAATGCCAAGACCCTGATTGCCGCACTTTCTGATGAAGCCGCCAACGTTTATGTGACCCTTATCGCCCGCCAGTCCAATGTTAAGGTGAATATTATTGCCCGTGGTAATGATACTGCCAGCATCTCCCGGCTCGAATTTGCCGGAGCCGACAGAGTGGTCCTGCCGCACACTATCGGTGGAATCCGTATGGCCCAGTCAGTGCTTAGACCTACGGTGACAAACTTTCTCGATATCGCCATGCGTGGTAAAATCGACTTGCAGATGGAAGAACTTTTCGTTACCGATTCTTCCGAGCTTGTAGGGCTGGATCTGATTGAATCCAAGATTCGCCCCCGGTTCAACCTGATCATTATTGCCATCCGTAAAGGTAATGGCGAAATGGTCTTCAATCCCGGTCCCAAAGAAGTCATCGAAGCAGGTGATACTCTGCTTACCGTCGGTAAACTTTCCGACCTTTCTGCTATTAGCAAGATTCTTTAAGAATGCCTCCGGCGGCTCTCCGAGGGGCAGCGTTGCTCTCTGTATCCGTAAGGCTCGAGCAGGAAGCTCTCGCCTTACGGCTATAGGTAAGAAGCTTTTTGGGAAAAGTTTCTCTGGACTCTTCAAAAACTTGAGTAGGGCTTCGCTGTTGTGTTCGCAAAATTCCTTTTTAAAATATAAAGTTTATAGTGAAGAATAAAAACAAAGAAATTAAAGATTTAGTTGCGCTTCTAGAGAAGCATAACGAAGCATATCGCCGTGGTATGCCTACTATTAGCGATGCTCGTTATGATGAGCTAACTGAGCAGCTTCGTGACCTTGATCCTGAAAACCCTTTCCTGACAAATGTAGAGCCTGAGAATTTCAGCGAAAAGGTTGAGGTGCGTCATCCCCGGCCTATGCTATCTACCGAGAAAGCCTACACAACTGAAGAGCTTGAGCGATTTGTTTCCCGTGTTGAGAAGGAAGCAAAAGCAATGGGTATCAAGGAAGTTACTTACCGGATTACTCCCAAGCTTGATGGCCTTGCCGCCCGTGATGACGGGAAGGTTTTTGCTACTCGCGGTAACGGTGAGGTTGGCTATGAAATCTCCAGCGCTTTTACCAAGGGAGTGGTTGCTGTAGGCGGACGCGGGCAGGGCGTTGGCGAGATTGTTTGCAGTCTTGAATATTTCGATGAGCATTTGGCAAATTCTTTTGAACACCCGCGCAATATGGTTGTTGGGATTATTACCTCGGATAAGGTAAATGAAGCTTCCAAGCAGGCTTTGCAGGATGAGGCCGTTCGCTTTGTGCCTTACAGCACTTTGCCTAAGAAGGTTGTTAACGGCGAAGAACTGGTCAGCCGTGTCTGGGAAATTACTGACGAACTTTGGGAAGCTGCTGATTATCCGCTGGACGGTATGGTTGCGGAAGTTACTGATACTGCTTTGCAGGAACGTCTTGGCGCGACAGCCCATCATTACCGCTGGCAGATAGCTATCAAGAAGAAGGGCGAGTCTGCAGTAACTGAGGTTGAAGGTATCCGCTGGCAGGTAGGACGCATGGGTGCGGTTACTCCGGTCATGGAAGTTAAGCCTGTCTCTGTTTCCGGTGCGACCATCCGTAACGTCACTGCTCATAATGCCGGAATGCTACGTGATCAGTCCATCGGCATTGGCGCGACTATTCGTATCATTCGCAGCGGTGAGGTTATTCCCAAGCTGGAGGAAGTTATCAAGCCCGCACAGGAAGTGGAATTGCCTGCTGAATGTCCTTCGTGCGGTGCAGAACTTTTCTGGCAGAATGACTTTCTGAAATGTCCCGATTTCAGCTGTCCGGCTCGTGTGGAGCAGCGTTTGGAATACTGGTTCAAGACTCTCGGCAATGCAGATTGGTTCGGTAAGAAAACCATCGCCAAGCTGGTTAAGGCTGGGCATAATTCCCTTGAATCAGTTTACACCATGGCCGAAGATGATTTTCAGAAGCTTGGTTTTGGTCCAGTGCAGTCCACCAATCTGGCGGAAGCACTTTATATAAGCAAGACCAAGGAAACCGATGACTGGCGTTTTCTGGCTGCTTTCGGGATTCCCGATCTCGGCAAGGCGGATAGCCGTAAGCTTTTGGGTTATTTCAAGCTTGAAGACGTTGTGAACGTTAAACAGGAACAGCTCATCGAGTTGCACGGTTTTGGCGATATCACCAGTCATTCAGTTACAGAGGGGATCGCTGCGATTAAAGAAACTATCCTGCATATGCTGGAATTTGATTTCAACCTGCGTAGAACCCCGCTGGTTTCCGAAACTGAATCTATGGAAAGCCCCATCACAGGTAAAGGGATCGTTTTTACCGGAAAAATGGAGCAGGGCAGCCGTGAAGACATGCAGGCCATGGCAAGACGGCTTGGCGCAAAAGTTCAGACTTCTGTAACCGGCAAGACAGACTTTCTCGTCTGTGGTAGCAAAGTTGGAGCCAAGAAGATCGAATCCGCTAAAGCCAAGGGCGTTGAGATCATGAAAGAGTCAGAGTTTATGGATATAGTAAACGCGAGCTAAAGCAAAATTTATAAAAAGCCAGTGGCAAAGCCCTATTAAAAGTTTTTGGGATTCTTAAACCCTTTTTTCAAAAAGGGTTTAAGCCGCCGGAGGCATAATCTTTTCAATAAAGCGCGAAGCGCATCAAATTAAATTTCAAGGAGCCTAATATGACTGATGTAGTAATTATTGGAGCGAAGGGTCGCATGGGCGACACACTGGTTCGCTGCGTACAGCAGAGTGATGATCTGAAACTTGCAGCAGTCATGGAACGTTCCGGCTGCGAAGAGGGGCTTGATTCTCTGGGCTGTGTTTGCGGCACTGATGCTCAGGAAGTGCTGACCAAGGTCCCCGGTGCTGTAGTTGTTGACTTCACTTCCCCTGCTGCGACTTTGAAACTGCTCGAGATTGCATCTGTTACCGGCAACCCGGTTGTTATCGGTACTACCGGCATGACTAATGAAGAGCTTGCACAGGTGGAAGAATTCGCTAAGAAAGTTCCGGTATTCCTCGCTCCGAACATGAGTGTCGGCGTGAACGTGCTGCTCAAGGTTCTGCCCGAACTGGTGCGCATGCTTGGTGATGCTTATGATATGGAAATGACCGAAATTCATCATAACAAGAAAGTGGACTCCCCAAGCGGAACCGCACTTAAGCTGGCTCAGTGCATGGCTGAAGCACGCGGCCTTGTTTATGATGAAGTTAAAAAGCATTCCCGTGACGGTATTATCGGTGCCAGAACCAAAGATGAGCTTGGCGTAATGGCAGTTCGCGGCGGTGACGTTGTGGGTGACCATACTGCATATTTTCTCGGACCCGGTGAACGCATCGAAGTTACACACCGTGCGCACTCCCGTGAAACTTTCGCTCAGGGCGCGCTCCGTGCCGCACGTTGGCTCTCCGAGCAAAAGCCCGGTAAGCTCTATGATATGGCTGATGTGCTGGATGTCTAGCAGACTAGATCGCTGATTAGTTAATTTTAAAAGGCTGTACCATTCCGGTGCAGCCTTTTTAATTTTTACGAGCAAAGTCTGATGTTTTTACAGCTGCCTATTCTTAGTATAAAGTTGGCTTAGTCTAACAATATTAAATTTGATCATCAGGCTGAATATGTCTTTTTATGTCAGAGCTACAATTACTTATTTTCTTTTTTATCTGTATATCCGGCTTTGGATTTGCAGGTTGCTGGTTGACAACCCCAAAATCAAACGTGGGGTGCTTACTGCTACTGATTTGATGACTCTTGTCATGCCGATCACGGTCTTTTTCCCGGAGCATTTACCATATTTGCTTAAGATTTTCATGCAGGGCGCCGGCTATAGCTGGGCAGCGATCATCGCCTGTATGGTTCCGGTAGGGCTATGCTTTGAGCCGATCCGCTGGGGCATCAAGCTTCTCGGCAACGGTATAAAAGTGCCGAGGCTGAAGGTGTTCGGAGCGCTTTGTCTCATCTCTATTGTGATGACTGTTGGTGGGTATATTAATGCCACTTCGCCGACGGTTAAGGAAGTTGCATTTGATCTTTCTAATGGTAGCAAAGAGGCCAAAGAATACCGTGTGGTGATGTTTTCAGACTTGCATGCCGGAAAGCTGATGACCCGAGACCGTGTTGCTGCGGTTGTAAATATGGTCAATTTAATGAAACCGGATATAGTGCTTATGGTCGGTGATGTCTTGGATGACCACGACAGTGAATTGACCGGAGCGGTTGAAGAGCTTGCTCTGATCAAAGCTCCTCTGGGTAAGTTTGCAGTGCTGGGC contains the following coding sequences:
- the dapB gene encoding 4-hydroxy-tetrahydrodipicolinate reductase; this translates as MTDVVIIGAKGRMGDTLVRCVQQSDDLKLAAVMERSGCEEGLDSLGCVCGTDAQEVLTKVPGAVVVDFTSPAATLKLLEIASVTGNPVVIGTTGMTNEELAQVEEFAKKVPVFLAPNMSVGVNVLLKVLPELVRMLGDAYDMEMTEIHHNKKVDSPSGTALKLAQCMAEARGLVYDEVKKHSRDGIIGARTKDELGVMAVRGGDVVGDHTAYFLGPGERIEVTHRAHSRETFAQGALRAARWLSEQKPGKLYDMADVLDV
- the uvrB gene encoding excinuclease ABC subunit UvrB, whose product is MANNFELVSDYTLKGDQPEAVKQLVENIKHGVQDQILLGATGTGKTFAMANVIKELNRPTLVMAPNKTLAAQLFNEFKALFPNNAVEYFVSYYDYYQPEAYLPHSDTYIEKDSSINDDIDKLRHSATHALLTRRDVLIVASVSCIYGLGSPEFYAKMIIPVEEGQELSMEKLMDKLVEVQYERNDYDFHRGTFRVRGDVIEIIPAYAREQALRIEFFGDEIDSILETDPLTGEVTGRRRKTVIYPASHFVSDQDNLERAREDIRNELAETLTLYKKENKLIEAQRIEQRTMYDLEMIEEIGYCNGIENYSRHLDGRKEGEAPATLIHYFPDDFLLFMDESHIAVPQVGAMYNGDRSRKTTLVNFGFRLPSALDNRPLCFDEFLDKIGQTVYVSATPGPWEMERAQGLVVEQIIRPTGLLDPEIEVRPVKGQMDDLLAECKEREKRGERVLITTLTKRMAEDLTEYFNQMGVEAKYLHSDIDTMERMAIIQSLRAGEFVALVGINLLREGLDIPEVSLVAILDADKEGFLRSTRSLIQTFGRAARNAEGRVILYADNVTKSMRTAIDETYRRRAKQMEYNEAHGIVPQTIAKSLDNMLGTLYSDNWSGSEVKIAAEDVAEYGLDPAKMEKEVRKLEKDMRKYAAELEFEKAAELRDRIQVLREKILSLG
- a CDS encoding potassium channel family protein; the encoded protein is MKSKSLFVKLLRLRRDFGMFWGLISGFIYMTLVFIGGIVGYMWIEGWNLLNSFYMVVITLSTVGFMEVLPLSDQGRFFTSILILGGVGGFAYLIGAFSQLLVEGRLQAILGRRRMQKTIGKLKNHIIVCGYGRIGAIVTKEVMDEGLEIVVIESNPELIAQMEAAGIACIEGDATSDETLKLAGLQNAKTLIAALSDEAANVYVTLIARQSNVKVNIIARGNDTASISRLEFAGADRVVLPHTIGGIRMAQSVLRPTVTNFLDIAMRGKIDLQMEELFVTDSSELVGLDLIESKIRPRFNLIIIAIRKGNGEMVFNPGPKEVIEAGDTLLTVGKLSDLSAISKIL
- a CDS encoding metallophosphoesterase, which translates into the protein MLVDNPKIKRGVLTATDLMTLVMPITVFFPEHLPYLLKIFMQGAGYSWAAIIACMVPVGLCFEPIRWGIKLLGNGIKVPRLKVFGALCLISIVMTVGGYINATSPTVKEVAFDLSNGSKEAKEYRVVMFSDLHAGKLMTRDRVAAVVNMVNLMKPDIVLMVGDVLDDHDSELTGAVEELALIKAPLGKFAVLGNHEFYLGNNWSRSILEKQGIKVLGDSSTVVDDRFLLVGRNDFANIRGGGLVRAVLRNVIPKGNQLPIILMDHTPHELEEAEQNNVSLQVSGHTHNGQLFPFNLVVKRIYEEEYGIYQRGDTRYYISCGVGIWGPPLRTTARPEVVLMKIRI
- a CDS encoding BRCT domain-containing protein is translated as MPTISDARYDELTEQLRDLDPENPFLTNVEPENFSEKVEVRHPRPMLSTEKAYTTEELERFVSRVEKEAKAMGIKEVTYRITPKLDGLAARDDGKVFATRGNGEVGYEISSAFTKGVVAVGGRGQGVGEIVCSLEYFDEHLANSFEHPRNMVVGIITSDKVNEASKQALQDEAVRFVPYSTLPKKVVNGEELVSRVWEITDELWEAADYPLDGMVAEVTDTALQERLGATAHHYRWQIAIKKKGESAVTEVEGIRWQVGRMGAVTPVMEVKPVSVSGATIRNVTAHNAGMLRDQSIGIGATIRIIRSGEVIPKLEEVIKPAQEVELPAECPSCGAELFWQNDFLKCPDFSCPARVEQRLEYWFKTLGNADWFGKKTIAKLVKAGHNSLESVYTMAEDDFQKLGFGPVQSTNLAEALYISKTKETDDWRFLAAFGIPDLGKADSRKLLGYFKLEDVVNVKQEQLIELHGFGDITSHSVTEGIAAIKETILHMLEFDFNLRRTPLVSETESMESPITGKGIVFTGKMEQGSREDMQAMARRLGAKVQTSVTGKTDFLVCGSKVGAKKIESAKAKGVEIMKESEFMDIVNAS